From Agelaius phoeniceus isolate bAgePho1 chromosome 19, bAgePho1.hap1, whole genome shotgun sequence, a single genomic window includes:
- the UBALD2 gene encoding UBA-like domain-containing protein 2, with translation MSVNMEELRHQVMINQFVLAAGCAADQAKQLLQAAHWQFETALSAFFQETNIPSSHHPPQMMCTPSNTPATPPNFPDALAMFSKLRTSESLQSSNSPITSMACSPPGSFSPFWASSPPSHQPSWLPPSSPTAHGLHHHLHHPQPSWPPTPPAPAPPQKAVATMDGQR, from the exons aTGTCCGTCAACATGGAGGAGCTGCGGCACCAGGTGATGATCAACCAGTTCGTGCTGGCGGCGGGCTGCGCCGCCGACCAggccaagcagctgctgcaggcggCACACTGGCAGTTCGAG ACAGCCCTCAGCGCCTTCTTCCAGGAGACCAACATTCCCAGCAGCCACCACCCCCCCCAGATG atGTGCACCCCCAGCAACACGCCGGCCACGCCGCCCAACTTCCCGGACGCGCTGGCCATGTTCTCCAAGCTGCGCACCTCggagagcctgcagagcagcaacAGCCCCATCACCTCCATGGCCTGCTCCCCCCCGGGCAGCTTCAGCCCCTTCTGGGCCTCCTCGCCCCCCAGCCAccagccctcctggctgcccccGTCCTCGCCCACCGCCCACGGCCTCCACCACCACCTGCACCACCCGCAGCCCTCCTGGCCGCCCACCCCCCCGGCCCCTGCCCCCCCACAGAAAGCCGTGGCCACCATGGATGGGCAGAGATAA